From Campylobacter upsaliensis, the proteins below share one genomic window:
- the nuoL gene encoding NADH-quinone oxidoreductase subunit L: MQNLALISLFAPFVSFLFASIFALRQRSILLGFICSLLIALSAICSLILFFKDASFNITLFEWFVGVNFGFDIDAVSLSMMSVVGIVATCVHFYSIFYMEKDDGFNKFFAYLGLFVFSMLFLVMSDNFLGLFVGWEGVGLCSWLLIGFWYHNDKYSFAANEAFIMNRIADLGMLLGIFWLYLQVGTLKYSEVFVMASSLDHGALILIASCLFIGAMGKSAQFPLHTWLADAMAGPTPVSALIHAATMVTAGVYLVIRAGGIYDLVPEVGYIIAILGAFVALFAASMALVTRDLKRIIAYSTLSQLGYMFVAAGLGAYALALFHLGTHAFFKSLLFLGAGNVMHAMNDELDIKKMGGLAKPLKITAIFMTIASLALAGIYPLAGFFSKDLILGYAFISFHHGIFLTLLIAAFMTAFYSFRLLMLVFFTPKRHYAHPHEASKIALFAMSPLVILALISGFFEHGFLEYLSTKLVFIDAQNGLVMILASVAAVLGVLLAIIAYRRAWFKESIEQKSIYKLLQNDYFIPRFYHHFLVAKYDLFCELARKFDVKVLDAFVRGICAFVLRISQAILMPNSLNLMLYFIVGAFVVLLLLVWGV; this comes from the coding sequence ATGCAAAATTTAGCCTTAATTTCCCTTTTTGCGCCTTTTGTATCCTTTTTGTTTGCTAGTATTTTTGCTTTAAGGCAAAGAAGTATTTTGCTTGGCTTTATTTGTTCTTTGCTCATTGCTTTAAGTGCGATTTGCTCTTTAATTTTATTTTTTAAAGATGCGAGTTTTAATATTACGCTTTTTGAATGGTTTGTGGGTGTAAATTTTGGCTTTGACATTGATGCTGTCTCTTTAAGTATGATGAGTGTTGTTGGTATAGTGGCAACTTGTGTGCATTTTTATAGTATTTTTTATATGGAAAAAGACGATGGTTTTAATAAATTTTTTGCCTATCTTGGACTTTTTGTTTTTTCTATGCTTTTTTTAGTGATGAGTGATAATTTCTTGGGACTTTTTGTCGGTTGGGAGGGCGTTGGGCTTTGCTCTTGGTTACTCATTGGCTTTTGGTATCATAATGATAAATATTCCTTCGCGGCAAATGAAGCCTTTATTATGAATAGAATCGCTGATTTGGGCATGCTGCTTGGAATTTTTTGGCTTTATTTGCAAGTTGGCACACTCAAATATAGCGAAGTTTTTGTTATGGCTAGTAGCCTTGACCATGGTGCTTTAATACTCATAGCAAGTTGCCTTTTCATCGGTGCTATGGGAAAGTCAGCACAATTTCCACTTCATACTTGGCTAGCCGATGCTATGGCAGGTCCTACACCTGTTTCAGCACTTATTCACGCTGCGACTATGGTAACGGCTGGGGTTTATTTGGTGATTAGAGCTGGGGGGATTTATGACCTTGTTCCTGAAGTGGGTTACATTATCGCCATTTTGGGTGCTTTTGTGGCACTTTTTGCCGCTTCTATGGCTCTAGTGACTAGAGATTTAAAACGCATTATTGCCTATTCTACTCTTTCACAGCTTGGTTATATGTTTGTAGCGGCTGGACTTGGTGCTTATGCTTTAGCTTTATTTCACTTAGGCACACACGCCTTTTTTAAATCTTTACTTTTCTTAGGCGCTGGTAATGTTATGCACGCGATGAACGATGAGCTTGATATTAAAAAAATGGGTGGATTGGCTAAGCCCTTAAAAATCACTGCCATTTTTATGACTATTGCTTCTTTGGCTTTGGCAGGAATTTATCCTTTGGCAGGTTTTTTCTCTAAGGATTTGATTTTGGGTTATGCCTTTATATCCTTTCATCACGGCATTTTTTTAACGCTTTTAATTGCTGCTTTTATGACAGCTTTTTATAGTTTTAGACTTTTAATGCTTGTCTTTTTTACGCCTAAAAGACATTATGCACATCCGCACGAAGCAAGTAAAATCGCCCTTTTCGCTATGAGTCCTTTGGTGATTTTAGCTCTTATTTCTGGTTTTTTTGAGCATGGCTTTTTGGAATATCTTAGCACTAAGCTTGTTTTTATTGACGCACAAAATGGCTTAGTGATGATTTTAGCAAGTGTTGCTGCGGTGCTTGGTGTGCTTTTGGCTATTATTGCTTATCGTAGAGCGTGGTTTAAAGAAAGTATCGAACAAAAAAGCATATATAAGCTTTTGCAAAATGACTATTTTATCCCGCGTTTTTATCATCATTTTCTAGTAGCAAAATATGATTTGTTTTGTGAGCTTGCAAGAAAATTTGATGTAAAGGTTTTAGATGCCTTTGTGCGTGGAATTTGTGCTTTTGTCTTAAGAATTTCACAAGCAATTCTTATGCCTAATAGCCTTAACTTAATGCTTTATTTTATAGTAGGAGCTTTTGTGGTTTTACTTCTTTTGGTATGGGGGGTTTAA
- a CDS encoding NADH-quinone oxidoreductase subunit M, with product MLNILIFFPLLVAFLSFFLGRGGIKIFSVVASLLILGLNLQIFFDFLQGVSFESHFSLGFAKFFSFHIGVSAISLSLMLLCSLMIFLSFLFLKIENKAIVSAIFFLEFAMMGLFSAQDALLFYIFWEFSLLPLLYILGVYGKDFKAGIKFFIYAFAGSILMLVAILYQASLTQQVLGIFTFDLEIWKNNVSVTPLLEQIVLFLAFFIAFAIKAPLFPLHTWAPKVYANSPILVSVMLVAFKMAPFGFLQFCLPLFPDASVYLMPFVLVLCVISVVYCAMIAFKTRDLKELIAYSSISHIGIMVAGIFTFSTLGISGAVFYMFAHGLVTGTLFLLAHLLVKKYGTSELNKLHSLSLKAPGFAIFFALVLLASVSLPLTISFVGEFLVLLALAKINIFLALFAGLVVILGAIYMLAVFRKIFFMQKEGEIASFGLKMREILALIPIVALIFYLGIAPNILLKPLQDEAKSLQEMMHLRALEQKSVNFLVGGQDE from the coding sequence ATGTTAAATATTTTAATTTTCTTTCCTTTATTGGTCGCTTTTTTAAGCTTTTTTTTAGGGCGTGGCGGGATTAAAATTTTTAGCGTTGTGGCAAGTTTGCTTATTTTAGGACTTAATTTGCAAATTTTTTTCGATTTTTTGCAGGGCGTGAGCTTTGAGAGTCATTTTAGCCTAGGCTTTGCGAAATTTTTCAGTTTTCACATCGGTGTTAGTGCTATATCGTTGAGTTTGATGCTGCTTTGCTCTTTGATGATTTTTTTAAGCTTCTTGTTTTTAAAGATTGAAAATAAAGCTATTGTCAGTGCGATTTTCTTCTTAGAATTTGCGATGATGGGGCTTTTTAGCGCACAAGATGCCTTGCTTTTTTATATCTTTTGGGAATTTTCCCTCTTGCCTTTGCTTTACATTTTGGGTGTTTATGGTAAGGATTTTAAAGCGGGGATTAAATTTTTCATTTATGCCTTTGCAGGTTCTATTTTAATGCTTGTAGCCATACTTTATCAAGCTTCTTTAACCCAGCAAGTTTTAGGAATTTTCACCTTTGACTTAGAAATTTGGAAAAATAATGTCTCCGTCACGCCACTTTTAGAGCAAATCGTGCTTTTCTTAGCCTTTTTCATCGCTTTTGCGATTAAAGCACCTTTATTTCCTTTACACACTTGGGCGCCTAAGGTTTATGCAAATTCGCCTATTTTAGTATCTGTTATGCTTGTAGCCTTTAAAATGGCACCTTTTGGCTTTTTGCAATTTTGCCTACCGCTTTTTCCTGATGCAAGCGTTTATTTAATGCCTTTTGTGCTAGTTTTATGTGTGATTAGCGTTGTCTATTGTGCGATGATAGCTTTTAAAACGAGAGATTTAAAAGAGCTTATCGCTTATAGTTCGATTTCTCATATTGGCATTATGGTGGCTGGAATTTTTACTTTTAGCACTTTGGGGATTAGTGGAGCTGTTTTTTATATGTTTGCTCACGGCTTGGTTACAGGGACTTTATTTTTATTAGCACATCTTTTGGTGAAAAAATACGGCACCAGTGAGCTTAATAAGCTTCACTCCCTATCGCTTAAAGCTCCTGGTTTTGCGATTTTCTTTGCTTTAGTTTTACTTGCTAGCGTGTCTTTGCCTTTGACTATATCTTTTGTGGGAGAGTTTTTGGTGCTTTTAGCCTTAGCTAAGATTAACATTTTCTTAGCTTTATTTGCAGGGCTTGTGGTGATTTTAGGTGCGATTTATATGTTAGCAGTGTTTAGAAAGATCTTTTTTATGCAAAAAGAAGGTGAAATTGCTAGTTTTGGACTTAAAATGCGAGAAATTTTAGCTTTAATCCCTATTGTTGCTTTGATTTTTTATCTAGGTATAGCTCCAAATATTTTATTAAAACCCTTGCAAGATGAAGCTAAATCTTTACAAGAAATGATGCATTTAAGGGCTTTGGAACAAAAAAGTGTGAATTTTTTAGTAGGAGGGCAAGATGAGTGA
- a CDS encoding NADH-quinone oxidoreductase subunit N — MSEFLNGVDLNVELAYPFLLLIAAAIILLLCSAFYRFKANFYAALSLLALMASFFLELSNVNAFGFNSNAFLGTLNNDIIAFYAQCVILLFSFLYLLMDKKDHIGEFYALFLFMIASLMLMVSSSNLLLIFIGLEASSLALYTLIAMQGSRNAISSALKYFSVAAVGSGFFVLACAFIYFKMGKFDLSLSLNGGSKDIWLLSAGVLIFVLCAIKLSLAPFHFWLRDVYYASHSNLVAFISVVPKIAMFAVLIRLFDFFNYAEFGTIIAILAVFSMIVASLAALSQNDVKKMFAYSSVVHSSFVLVALVPMLSFKLGDDLNFVFWVVFGYWILFAFANYGVFLILSTLQKSSFETLNSLLNVKPFLAFALGLCALSLAGIPPFGLFWGKFMVLKSLVENDLAYLALFVALASVLMLYNYLKIIIYAFFMREKVTEKELCKDLKWEQKLALALCVIVNVFALLLML; from the coding sequence ATGAGTGAATTTTTAAATGGAGTTGATTTAAATGTCGAATTAGCCTATCCTTTTTTACTCTTAATTGCTGCGGCTATTATTTTATTACTTTGCTCGGCTTTTTACCGATTTAAGGCAAATTTTTATGCCGCTTTGAGTCTTTTAGCCTTAATGGCTAGTTTTTTTTTAGAGCTTTCTAATGTTAATGCCTTTGGTTTTAACTCAAATGCTTTTTTAGGCACTTTAAATAATGACATTATCGCCTTTTATGCGCAATGTGTGATTTTGCTTTTTTCTTTTTTATATCTTTTAATGGACAAAAAGGATCATATTGGCGAATTTTATGCTTTGTTTTTATTTATGATTGCTTCTTTAATGCTTATGGTTTCAAGCTCAAATTTACTTTTGATTTTCATAGGACTTGAGGCTTCTTCTTTAGCTCTTTACACACTTATTGCGATGCAGGGAAGTCGTAATGCTATCTCATCGGCACTTAAGTATTTTAGTGTTGCGGCTGTGGGGAGTGGATTTTTCGTTTTAGCTTGTGCTTTTATTTATTTTAAAATGGGAAAATTTGACCTATCTTTAAGTTTAAATGGTGGATCAAAGGACATTTGGCTTTTGAGTGCTGGGGTGCTTATTTTTGTTCTTTGTGCCATTAAACTCTCTTTAGCTCCTTTTCATTTTTGGTTACGCGATGTGTACTATGCTAGTCATTCTAATTTGGTTGCCTTTATTTCTGTTGTGCCTAAAATAGCAATGTTTGCTGTGCTTATAAGACTTTTTGATTTTTTCAATTATGCAGAATTTGGCACTATTATCGCTATTTTAGCTGTTTTTTCTATGATAGTCGCTTCATTGGCAGCTTTAAGTCAAAATGATGTGAAGAAGATGTTTGCCTATTCTTCTGTGGTCCATTCTTCTTTTGTATTGGTCGCACTTGTGCCTATGTTAAGTTTTAAATTGGGAGATGATTTAAATTTTGTATTTTGGGTGGTTTTTGGCTATTGGATCTTATTTGCTTTTGCAAATTATGGCGTTTTTCTAATCTTAAGCACTTTGCAAAAAAGTTCTTTTGAGACCTTAAATTCTCTGTTAAATGTTAAGCCATTTTTAGCTTTTGCTTTGGGGCTTTGTGCGCTTTCTTTGGCTGGAATTCCTCCTTTTGGACTTTTTTGGGGCAAATTTATGGTGCTAAAATCTTTGGTGGAAAACGATTTGGCGTATTTGGCACTTTTTGTGGCTTTGGCTTCTGTATTAATGCTTTATAATTATTTAAAAATTATAATTTATGCTTTTTTTATGAGAGAAAAGGTTACAGAAAAAGAGCTTTGTAAAGATTTAAAATGGGAGCAAAAATTAGCCTTAGCACTTTGTGTTATTGTAAATGTTTTTGCCTTATTGTTGATGTTATAA
- a CDS encoding DUF7494 domain-containing protein: MRILILLFFGISLAFSFELVLNSGREESEPFAVLHAKNDEPFTCMQKISEAKLFFECEIMGVVNNELKNQNFALFDLKFQKEEQKIKMFIIPKINAKMFNLSQNIYEDKELSVLNSHRSKGFTFVFSHQMAMHHIDDGLNFDIVFPHETLPFVGALDLNSDPVIIPQSADINTYLRIKNEFEKSNFMQVITDAQNAIMRYKGSIFMNEFMLYKLRAQSEIYTQNPSIRDQQSLEKMIDEIKTYTRTFTSDKNYAEILHIMLKTYIALSQRKDVDYTMSILENELPKNNFTQLSRLEYADYIYHLNEKDRAIKIYEDIYFNTDNLDLASRAAMALAKDYLSNHNAFKAREFTNTILKANASYFSKDLTRSLELAKLFYAIKDYDMSSQIYLHAFSKMPRIDERYEETLKNLALSLAQNAKPNEAKHYIDLYLNEYHDGKYLDSIKKASDEVFFAVGDNNATLLHTRYKDLMKEYELKDESIARKALDEDVKLYFEEKNYPAVLAYKNIIEESKLPNATKFLEMAAIEELKANLKKDECIEAVKIFTQFSIYEIGQKIENKKQMLACLQRTSKINKALEYIDKNAHEDSIFYHLQKAQIYFDNKQYTQSIDLAKEISGSKVLKNEEEEFRAYYLQFVSLLRLNHYNDAIKILQILESFPMNFTMVEAYDELISYAKDKDMTTTILTYAPKAIDYQNYKGINLFSPNLEFIYLETLQKNAEFDKALELLKDLIKLKLSPSDKARALYIRSQIYESLKDTNAQKQSLKECLELSGSSNWQNLCREKNALLTN, from the coding sequence ATGAGAATTTTAATTTTATTATTTTTTGGCATTTCTTTAGCATTTTCTTTTGAGCTTGTTCTTAATTCCGGTCGCGAGGAGAGTGAGCCTTTTGCAGTTTTACACGCTAAAAATGACGAACCTTTTACTTGTATGCAAAAAATAAGCGAGGCAAAGCTTTTTTTTGAATGTGAAATTATGGGCGTGGTAAATAATGAATTGAAAAATCAAAATTTCGCCCTTTTTGACCTTAAATTTCAAAAAGAAGAACAAAAAATTAAAATGTTTATTATCCCAAAAATTAATGCAAAAATGTTTAATCTTTCTCAAAATATTTATGAAGATAAAGAATTAAGCGTTTTAAATTCACATCGTTCTAAGGGCTTTACCTTTGTCTTTTCGCATCAAATGGCTATGCATCATATAGATGATGGCTTGAATTTTGACATTGTTTTCCCACACGAAACCTTACCATTTGTAGGAGCACTTGATTTAAACTCAGACCCCGTGATTATCCCGCAAAGTGCGGATATTAATACCTATTTGCGTATTAAAAATGAATTTGAAAAGAGCAATTTTATGCAAGTGATCACCGATGCGCAAAATGCCATAATGCGTTATAAGGGTAGCATTTTTATGAACGAGTTTATGCTTTATAAGCTTAGAGCGCAAAGTGAAATTTATACGCAAAATCCAAGCATTAGAGACCAACAAAGCTTAGAAAAAATGATCGATGAGATTAAAACTTACACGAGAACTTTCACAAGTGATAAAAATTACGCAGAAATTTTACATATTATGCTTAAGACTTATATAGCACTTTCGCAGAGAAAAGATGTAGATTATACAATGTCTATTTTAGAAAATGAGCTTCCTAAAAATAATTTTACTCAGCTCTCTCGTCTTGAATATGCCGATTATATCTATCATCTTAATGAAAAAGATAGAGCGATTAAAATTTATGAGGATATTTATTTTAATACGGACAATTTAGACCTCGCCTCAAGAGCGGCTATGGCTTTGGCTAAGGATTATTTATCAAATCATAATGCTTTTAAGGCTAGAGAATTTACAAATACGATTTTAAAGGCTAATGCAAGTTATTTTAGTAAAGATCTTACGCGCTCTTTAGAACTTGCCAAGCTATTTTATGCGATAAAAGATTATGATATGAGTTCGCAAATTTATTTGCACGCTTTTTCTAAAATGCCTAGAATTGACGAACGCTACGAAGAAACCTTGAAAAATTTAGCCCTTTCTTTAGCACAAAATGCAAAGCCTAATGAAGCCAAACACTATATTGATTTGTATCTTAATGAATACCACGATGGCAAATATTTAGACTCCATTAAAAAAGCTAGCGATGAAGTGTTTTTTGCTGTGGGGGATAATAATGCCACACTTTTACACACGCGTTATAAAGATTTGATGAAGGAATATGAGCTTAAAGATGAAAGTATAGCTCGTAAAGCCTTAGATGAAGATGTTAAGCTTTATTTTGAGGAGAAAAATTATCCTGCTGTTTTAGCTTATAAAAATATTATTGAAGAAAGTAAGTTGCCTAATGCTACTAAATTTTTGGAAATGGCGGCTATTGAGGAATTAAAAGCAAATCTTAAAAAAGATGAGTGTATTGAGGCTGTGAAGATTTTTACGCAATTTAGCATTTATGAAATAGGACAAAAAATAGAAAATAAAAAGCAAATGTTAGCTTGTCTGCAAAGAACTTCTAAGATTAACAAAGCTTTAGAATATATCGATAAAAACGCTCACGAGGATAGCATTTTCTATCATCTTCAAAAGGCACAAATTTATTTTGATAATAAGCAATATACCCAAAGTATAGACTTGGCAAAGGAGATTAGTGGTTCTAAAGTTTTAAAAAATGAGGAGGAGGAATTTAGGGCATATTATTTACAATTTGTTTCACTTTTACGCCTAAATCACTACAATGACGCCATTAAAATTTTGCAAATTTTAGAAAGTTTTCCTATGAATTTTACTATGGTTGAAGCTTATGATGAGTTGATTTCTTACGCTAAAGATAAAGATATGACGACTACGATTTTAACTTACGCACCTAAGGCTATTGATTATCAAAATTACAAGGGAATTAATCTTTTCAGCCCTAATTTGGAATTTATCTACCTAGAAACCCTGCAAAAAAATGCCGAATTTGACAAAGCTTTAGAGCTTTTAAAAGATTTAATCAAGCTTAAGTTAAGTCCTAGTGATAAGGCAAGAGCACTTTATATAAGAAGTCAAATTTATGAAAGTTTAAAGGATACAAATGCTCAAAAACAAAGCCTTAAAGAATGTTTGGAGCTTAGTGGCTCGTCAAATTGGCAAAATTTATGCAGAGAGAAAAATGCTCTTTTGACTAATTGA
- the miaA gene encoding tRNA (adenosine(37)-N6)-dimethylallyltransferase MiaA — MFFEFALIGTTASGKTALANALALKFNAVILSLDSLCVYKEINIANAKVEKEILEKIDYFGVNLLSVWEHFNVGLFIKEYQKAKEFAKNRQKPLIITGGTSFYLKTMMEGLSDKVEEVETKLNNSEIYTLCLQIDPEFKVAQNDSYRLKKWLNIYESTKEIPSKFLQRTKKEGILKELEIYELCWDKEELTKNIRKRTKLMLKQGLIEEARELFTRFDANLKPLNSIGLKECKAYLNDEISLKELEILINTHTAQLAKRQRTFNKKFQSTPLSFHQAFEFLSNKFN, encoded by the coding sequence ATGTTTTTTGAATTTGCACTCATAGGCACCACAGCTAGCGGAAAAACAGCCCTTGCAAATGCTCTTGCCTTAAAATTTAATGCCGTCATTTTAAGCCTTGATAGCCTTTGCGTGTATAAAGAAATCAACATCGCAAACGCAAAAGTAGAAAAAGAAATTTTAGAAAAAATAGATTATTTTGGGGTTAATCTTTTGAGCGTTTGGGAGCATTTTAATGTGGGTTTGTTTATCAAAGAGTATCAAAAAGCCAAAGAATTTGCTAAAAATAGGCAAAAACCCCTTATCATCACAGGTGGAACAAGTTTTTATCTTAAAACGATGATGGAAGGACTAAGTGATAAGGTAGAGGAGGTGGAAACAAAACTTAATAATAGTGAAATTTACACACTTTGCCTACAAATAGACCCTGAATTTAAGGTGGCTCAAAATGATAGTTATCGCCTTAAAAAATGGCTAAATATTTATGAAAGCACAAAAGAAATTCCTAGCAAATTTTTACAAAGAACAAAAAAAGAAGGCATTTTAAAAGAACTTGAAATTTATGAATTGTGCTGGGATAAAGAAGAGCTTACAAAAAACATACGAAAACGCACAAAACTTATGCTAAAACAAGGCTTAATCGAAGAAGCTAGGGAGCTTTTTACACGCTTTGATGCAAATTTAAAGCCACTAAATTCCATAGGGCTAAAAGAGTGTAAGGCATATTTAAATGATGAAATTTCGCTTAAAGAGCTTGAAATCCTCATCAATACCCACACCGCACAACTTGCTAAAAGACAAAGAACCTTTAATAAAAAATTCCAAAGCACACCCCTTAGCTTTCATCAAGCTTTTGAGTTTTTAAGCAATAAATTCAATTAG
- the mqnP gene encoding menaquinone biosynthesis prenyltransferase MqnP codes for MSVLWIKIKDILELVVFKHSIFALPFLLSAMIVASKLKNDSVWFGFSALILGIICAVSARNFAMATNRLMDEDIDKDNPRCKDRPNISGRIGKMSVWGFILVNALVFIVCSYFINPLAFYLSFPVLFLLAFYSAFKRFSSLAHLVLGFCLGLAPVAGSIIVLGEIHLFSVILCLGVTFWTAGFDLLYSLQDMEYDKKVGLHSVPAKFGANATLFISAFCHFLATLFWLLFVWVAPLGGLAFFGVLICGAILMAEHLIVRKNFAHIDRAFFTLNGYLSVVFFIFVLVDLLWR; via the coding sequence ATGAGTGTGTTGTGGATAAAAATTAAAGATATTTTGGAGCTTGTGGTATTTAAGCATTCTATTTTTGCCCTACCTTTTTTATTAAGTGCGATGATAGTCGCTTCTAAGCTTAAAAATGATAGTGTTTGGTTTGGTTTTAGTGCTTTGATTTTGGGTATTATTTGTGCGGTGAGTGCTAGAAATTTCGCTATGGCTACCAATCGCTTAATGGATGAGGATATCGATAAAGACAATCCTCGCTGCAAAGACCGCCCTAATATTAGCGGTCGTATCGGTAAGATGAGTGTTTGGGGATTTATCCTTGTAAATGCTCTTGTTTTCATAGTTTGTTCTTATTTTATTAATCCTCTTGCCTTTTATCTTTCTTTTCCTGTGCTTTTTTTATTAGCATTTTATTCGGCTTTTAAACGCTTTAGCTCTTTGGCACATTTAGTTTTAGGCTTTTGCTTGGGACTTGCGCCTGTGGCTGGGAGCATTATTGTTTTAGGTGAAATTCATCTTTTTAGTGTGATTTTATGTTTAGGTGTTACTTTTTGGACGGCTGGTTTTGATCTACTTTATTCCTTGCAAGATATGGAGTATGATAAAAAGGTCGGTTTGCACTCTGTTCCTGCGAAATTTGGAGCAAATGCCACTCTTTTTATCTCGGCTTTTTGCCATTTTTTAGCTACGCTTTTTTGGCTTTTGTTTGTGTGGGTGGCACCACTTGGAGGATTAGCTTTTTTTGGGGTGTTGATTTGCGGAGCTATTTTAATGGCGGAGCATTTGATTGTGCGTAAGAATTTTGCTCACATTGATAGAGCATTTTTTACCTTAAATGGCTATTTAAGCGTGGTGTTTTTCATTTTTGTATTGGTGGATTTATTATGGAGATGA
- a CDS encoding DUF6115 domain-containing protein, producing MGEELLYLVFIVILFAAIVAYMYLKDKEQSLKLSKFESVVEDMSKELHYVKKELLSRDAFDEEYNNELLRNEMQILLEKEVANKILPILKSLQGMEHIIEQFQNEQQERLLSLEQKAQSITKLTPNYDAEEQKIIDLFKEGKSIEQIAKDLRIGTGNVELVLKFKKIIK from the coding sequence ATGGGTGAAGAATTGCTTTATTTGGTGTTTATTGTGATTTTATTTGCAGCCATTGTCGCTTATATGTATCTTAAAGACAAGGAGCAAAGCCTTAAATTATCAAAATTTGAAAGTGTTGTGGAGGATATGAGTAAGGAACTTCATTATGTCAAAAAAGAGCTTTTAAGCCGCGATGCTTTTGATGAGGAGTATAACAACGAGCTTTTGAGAAATGAAATGCAAATTTTACTAGAAAAAGAAGTAGCGAATAAAATTTTACCGATTTTAAAAAGTTTGCAGGGTATGGAGCATATTATCGAGCAGTTTCAAAATGAACAGCAAGAAAGGCTTTTAAGCCTAGAGCAAAAGGCACAAAGTATCACGAAACTCACGCCAAATTATGATGCCGAAGAGCAAAAAATCATCGATTTGTTTAAAGAGGGCAAGAGCATAGAGCAAATCGCTAAAGATTTAAGAATAGGCACGGGTAATGTTGAGTTAGTGCTTAAATTTAAAAAGATTATAAAATAA
- the moaA gene encoding GTP 3',8-cyclase MoaA translates to MLIDSFGRHITYLRISVTQRCNFRCLYCMPKIPFDYVPKEDILSFEEMFVFVKELIDRGVKKIRISGGEPLLRKDLSIFVRMIRSYKHDIDLALTSNGFLLKDYAKELKNAGLDRINISLDTLDSKKAKKLAQKDVLSSVLAGIEEAIEVGLNVKLNTVALKGLNDDELLSLLEFAKNKKMQIRFIEFMENIHAYGALKGLKKDEIIDILSQKYQISLIKKAEFAPVSLYSASGYEFGIIDPHSDAFCKSCNRIRLSAEGLLIPCLYHEDALSIKEAMRSKDIEKALQILIKVLENKPEKNEWRLNDNQISKRAFYQTGG, encoded by the coding sequence ATGTTAATTGATAGTTTTGGTCGTCATATTACTTATCTTCGCATTTCTGTTACACAAAGGTGTAATTTTCGCTGTCTTTACTGTATGCCTAAAATTCCTTTTGACTATGTGCCAAAAGAAGATATTTTAAGCTTTGAGGAGATGTTTGTTTTTGTAAAAGAATTGATTGATAGAGGGGTGAAAAAGATTCGCATAAGTGGTGGAGAACCCTTACTGCGTAAGGATTTGAGCATTTTTGTAAGGATGATAAGATCTTATAAACATGATATTGATTTAGCCCTAACGAGCAATGGCTTTTTGCTTAAAGACTACGCTAAAGAGTTGAAAAATGCAGGGCTTGACCGCATTAATATCTCTCTTGATACGCTAGATTCTAAAAAAGCAAAAAAACTCGCTCAAAAAGATGTTTTAAGCTCTGTTTTGGCTGGTATTGAAGAGGCGATTGAAGTTGGATTAAATGTTAAATTAAATACCGTTGCGCTTAAGGGCTTAAATGATGATGAATTACTTTCCCTTTTAGAATTTGCTAAAAATAAAAAAATGCAAATTCGCTTCATAGAATTTATGGAAAATATCCACGCTTACGGGGCTTTAAAAGGTTTAAAAAAGGACGAAATTATCGACATTTTATCGCAAAAATATCAAATTTCTTTAATTAAAAAGGCTGAATTTGCTCCTGTGAGTTTATATAGTGCAAGTGGCTATGAATTTGGCATTATCGACCCGCATAGCGATGCGTTTTGTAAAAGTTGTAACCGTATAAGATTGAGTGCTGAGGGGCTTTTAATCCCTTGCTTATATCACGAAGATGCCTTAAGCATTAAGGAGGCAATGCGTTCAAAAGATATTGAAAAAGCTTTACAAATTTTAATTAAAGTCTTGGAAAATAAGCCCGAAAAAAACGAGTGGAGATTAAATGATAATCAAATTTCTAAGCGTGCTTTTTATCAAACTGGGGGTTAA